The following is a genomic window from Epinephelus moara isolate mb chromosome 17, YSFRI_EMoa_1.0, whole genome shotgun sequence.
NNNNNNNNNNNNNNNNNNNNNNNNNNNNNNNNNNNNNNNNNNNNNNNNNNNNNNNNNNNNNNNNNNNNNNNNNNNNNNNNNNNNNNNNNNNNNNNNNNNNNNNNNNNNNNNNNNNNNNNNNNNNNNNNNNNNNNNNNNNNNNNNNNNNNNNNNNNNNNNNNNNNNNNNNNNNNNNNNNNNNNNNNNNNNNNNNNNNNNNNNNNNNNNNNNNNNNNNNNNNNNNNNNNNNNNNNNNNNNNNNNNNNNNNNNNNNNNNNNNNNNNNNNNNNNNNNNNNNNNNNNNNNNNNNNNNNNNNNNNNNNNNNNNNNNNNNNNNNNNNNNNNNNNNNNNNNNNNNNNNNNNNNNNNNNNNNNNNNNNNNNNNNNNNNNNNNNNNNNNNNNNNNNNNNNNNNNNNNNNNNNNNNNNNNNNNNNNNNNNNNNNNNNNNNNNNNNNNNNNNNNNNNNNNNNNNNNNNNNNNNNNNNNNNNNNNNNNNNNNNNNNNNNNNNNNNNNNNNNNNNNNNNNNNNNNNNNNNNNNNNNNNNNNNNNNNNNNNNNNNNNNNNNNNNNNNNNNNNNNNNNNNNNNNNNNNNNNNNNNNNNNNNNNNNNNNNNNNNNNNNNNNNNNNNNNNNNNNNNNNNNNNNNNNNNNNNNNNNNNNNNNNNNNNNNNNNNNNNNNNaagttttccaacttttgccaagagggaactttagatattggtccctagattatgttcaacgagtttcatgcagatcagtcaaacttcctaggaagagatcgattttaagagtttttcaaaaaattcaaaaataggaaaatctgtataaccagaagttatgggttcttgaggcaaatttgttcctcatgaggagaggcatctctgtgcaaagtttcacgtctctacgacatacggggcatgagatatgcccattccaagtttgcaatttcaattggttgctatagccaattgatgtaatattgcttcattcgcatcctcccatgaccctctaccactgtgccaaatttcacatggattgaccaagtcagtgaggagaaaaacgtggaacagacacacacacagacagaggttTCGCCattatatagtatgtcaaatgaaTTAAATCAGTTTTGGGTACTTAATTTTATTGTAACACTGCCATTtggaaatacattttcattctcaatagagctttgattCTGTACCCAACCTCCACTGGGTGTGACCCGCTGGGTTTGGGCCAaagtagtctctatatacagactctacattcagtgaatgtagagtctttaggcaaaccccggagatcttgcctccggaagaagagcggaagagccctggtttccggttgtaggctgtttggtcaatatcacgcggactacaatcAAGTTtcagccggctgcagttgttgccaggttaaacagtccgtgcggtgaactaacgaggcggaacataattggcgtcactgcaaactctgaatccatcgcaatggttcagcatatttacaaaacggaagtcggaaactgaaatttgcctcctccgcccaaatcaaaccagaatgcaaaaaaatgggggtctgcccccagcggctgtatcgccatctgctggaagtcagacgccgaatggggccaaagagacaaagagggcTGGACCGAGACTGAGATAAGGGGAAGCGTCAAAACAACAGACAATTTGGTTGGCAGTGATCTGTGCGATAATAATATGTGCTGATTTGTTTTCAGTAACATGTTGTACGTGTGTTATAATAATCGTATAAGTCAATAAtccaaaaaaattacaaattaccTTGTTCAACccagaaaaaatattattattaaattattatttagtaggctttgTTATGTAATTATGATGTTGTGGCCTGATgtgatatttcaaaataatagtaaCGGTATAAAATTATGAaagaaacattttgatttttttttttttttttccttccccaTTTGTGGCGCCCCCCATGGATGATGGCACCCTTAGCATTCGCCTACACTGACTATGCACAGGGCTGGCACTGGACGTACTATTGAAATAACacagaagagaagaaggagaagtggTGCAGGGAAACGCTTCAGCCCTTTGCTTGTAATAAATCATTTTATATGACAAATACCAACATGATCTcatcccaggtcatcaaatatcGCCATAAATTAAGCCTTTACGGGGCAAGGGCAtcgtctcgtctgcctccatcatgtgaagaagccactgtggccttcgaTGATGCACCGGGTCAAAGGGTACTACGGACGTGATTTATCAGCGTaattttttgtattgtttgttttggttttgtatttTGGCAGTTGTGATGTAACAGTTACAGATAAGAAATTGCTCAAACAgggccaaaacacacacacacacacacacacacacacgagtgtGCCAAAATTTGAACCAAGGTTGCTCTGCTTCTGTGCTGGCATGCTGACATACAGGTTAACATACAGTGTTGCTAAGCAAGGGGTCAAATCTCAGAACACTGTTGGCATTTAAATTCATCTAAGGTTAAACCTACAAAACACTGGCAGTTCACGAGTTCTTGTGAGATCCTGCTcctgaaaacattaaaattaaaactgaaatataGGGTCTTAACACTGAGAGGTTTAGTACCTGTGACAACGTTTGATCCTCCCTGCGCTGTTCCTTATGTCGCACTACTGTTGCTGGGTGTGTGGTTGTTGGAAGTTCCTTGATCTTCACCTTGAAGAattgaaaaatgattttttttctgaaaattaTAACATCTGTGTCTAAAACCGTTAAGttcctgtgaaaatgtttgATCCTTCCTGTCTTTCTCCTCAGATCGGACTGCTGTTACCTTTGGTGGAATAGGTGGACGCTCCTTTCCCAATTTAGTCATCTGACAGAACAGAATAACATGTAAATTCTGTTTATATTGTGCTTTTTAATACACTGAGCTATTGAAAAATAAACCAAAGTGGTTTGTGTCACCAGTTTGAACAAGTAAAATATACCTTAAACTATATTAGTTTTATTTGATAGTGGAGAGAACGCCAACAAATCTGCTTTACCTGCACACCAGTGGAGAAATCATGTGGCTGATAGCCTGACGTTGAGTTTTTGGCTGCTTGAGAAGACTGCAGTGAAACTGCTACAGCTGTAATTAAAAGGGGATGTCATTCTCTCATTTTTTAGATTGATTTACAAAGTATTGTCATGAATGAACTGTAGTTCTGGCTCTGTACGTGATTTCGGCTCCTCTTTGATTGTGGCTGTTGTTGCAGAGTCCTTACGGCTGTTGATGCTCCAATATTCCTGAGGGGGAAAAATGCcttaaaacaactttttaaaaatcaaatataaaatgCTGGGTATTTGGATCAGTTAAGTAGACACCTGTGACAATGTTTGttccctcctttctttcttcttcctttcttcTACTGGTACTGGGTATGTTGGTGTTGGATGCTCCCTGACTGATGTATTCACCTGAAAGATGTTAATTCCACTTATGTCACTTTTCATGCTTTGGCACTTCAAATTAAGAGAATTTTGACTCTTGGTGAAAGTGTTTTACCTGTGGAAGGGTGTAGAAATCCTGCAGCTGATGGCCTGACTTTGATTTTGTGGCTTTCTTGGAAGAGCGTTGAAGAATTGCTGTAACGAAAGAATCTTTTTATTCCagctgctttatttttcagattgCTTTGCATATTATTTTGACTGTTGACCTGTTATCTCAGTTTATTGATTAAATGTGCTACTCTTCAGtatactgcactgtgcaccacccagGTAGAGTgggagctaacattagctagcagtGCTTACTGCTTGTAATGTCTTCCCAATAAAGCCAAACAGTtctggaaacattgtgcccaccctccagtctctgCAAGGTTGTCCCAGTGAGTAAACACCTCAATTTAGAGCCGTAAACACCCTTCAGCATTGTTAACTACGGTTAGCTGTGTTAGTACCGTTAGCAGTATCAGcacggctagtggtgctaacgtAGGTACAACGCTAAGAGGTGCTGTGGCTTAAAATGAAGCCACTTGCTCAACAGGTTTACTTTGGttggtggccaccatgtttccagTGAGTCCCCAGGaaagcagctcagccttgcttccaattaTTTCCAGTGGCCCCTGCAACCTGAAGAGCATTTTCCACATAGActaccattataaaagagacgtctgtaaaaaggttgacaggacacctcgaactAGTCttattatgactctttctattatgaatttttgatccatggagggtTTATATTTGtgaaactttcctcaagccgaGAAAAGCGAGTTAAAAATCAGTGATGTCACgccatcacaatgtaaagtctatgagccacACTGGAGACACACCACTGCTCATATTCAGTCGGTCGCATACCCAATTTTGGTGTTCTGTATCTTAATATTGTACAACTATGGCTGCCACAGCTGCTAGTACTTGCCAAATGAGCGGCACTACGAGCTAGCTCCTAACCAACCCaagtggtgtgcagtgcagaagctaacgttaggtagACTCAAGTCAAGACATTTAcataacaaaacattaaaatacctCCACCTCTACATGGACAGCACTCTGAAATGTGGTGCTAAAGCTCTGAGTCAATAGAGAACCAGACTAACAGGAAGGGGtctttgtatttcatgtcattttgctttttttttttcttcttaaaaatGACCTGGTAAGTTACCAGTTAATGGGTGTCaggctatcaaaagcaaaattaaccgaaGCAGTCATTCCTAGACTTATTAACCCATACGTACGTGATTCCGAAGCAGTCATTCCTAGACTTATTAACCCATACGTACGTGATTCGGGTTCTCCCTtgattgttgctgctgttggaggGTCAGTATAGTTGTTGGTGCTCCAATACCCTGTCCTTGCATTACTGTCTGCTACCTATTAAAGACAAAATGTCACTGACAAATACttcaaaaaaatgaaatgtaaaatattggGTGTGGCACAAACAGTTACCTGTGATAATGTTTGGTCCCTCCTGTCTTTCTTAGGTCGCACCACTGTTTCAGGGTATGCTGGTGTTGGAGGCTCCCAGTCTGATCTCCTCccctcatgtaaccactgttcatactgtggagagttttattagtaaagtgtaactataaaatgaaaggatgttttgctgcctctcacagcagctgaagTCGGactaaaaaacaacttaatacactgggctgactgccggcgacttaagttgagttgatgacatgaatccatcCAACACAACCTTCAATCTCCGTGACAACTTTctccattactttagtttttatatgacatacacttttagtggatcttcaagtgtttatattaaTTTCGATGCGGTTATATGAACTGCAGCTGAATCCTCACtctgagaggagaaaaaaaagcgttGTGGAGCGTAgctcctgtgggctccagcaacactcaacccctgagcttgcctgagaaggactaaatgcacaaacctgctatttttaaatatcccatggagagagactctcactgcagcctgttttattttgttctgaaaatgttggcgtgcagcctcgttctgtggacgataaatgaggtgcagacttccatctgtgtcaccggtaatgaggaattacagcgagtgctggtcggagcagtgagtgacaacaaaatgtcactgacaaatacttcaaaaaatgaaatgtaaaatattggGTGTGGCACAAACAGTTACCTTTGATAATGTTTGGTCCCTCCTGTCTTTCTTCTTAGGTCGCACCACTGTTTCAGGGTATGCTGGTGTTGGAGGCTCCCTGTCTGATCTCCTCCCCTGAAagatgtttatttcatttacatGCAACTGTTCATAATTTGTTCCTTCATACCAAGTGGCAAccttcagggctgaaaaatgaagccaatgtgaaaGTGCCgaaactgcagttcatctaaTGGCAATAGTCAATCTtcatagactcccatgttaaaaggcccaacataaataaacatgtttacacaaGTATTTAGGGATggggccacttgagtgacaggctgtctttGAGGCTTTGTTATAAGCCTCGTTTCAACTCAGCAgtatggtacagttcagttcagttcggtaagctttttttccatttccacagtgaaagttgtggatggtaccaatggaaccgttccataaCGTCcctgttttctgttgattggtcaatagaggacggtcactctggtcagggctgagttgtagctggttttgaggctcatgtcaCCACTGCATACTGTAGAGAGTttaattagtaaactgtaactataaaatgaaaggatgtttgctgcctctcacagcagctggtgtCTGAGAAAAAACAACCTAATACACTGGGCCAACTGCCGACGACTTTTAAGGCGAGTTGATGACATGAATTCATCCAACACAACCTTCaatcactgtgacaactttgaccattactttagtttttatatgacatacactttaagtggatcttcaagtgtttatatatatatatatatatatatatatatatatatatatatatatatattaatttcgatgCAGTTATATGAACTGCAACTGAAACCTCACtctgagaggagaaaaaaagcatcgtagagcgttgttcctgtggggtccagcaacactaaacccctgagcttgcctgagaaggactaaatgcacaaacccactatttttaaatatcccatggagagagactctcactgcagcctgttttattttgttctgaaaatgtagGCGtacagcctcgttctgtggacgataaacgaggtgcagactggaAACAGGACTATAGTCTGACTCAGATCCACCCTactccttcacagctccaccctctcatccaaatatggttacCTCTGGCTCTTAAAAACTCAAATGGCAAactagaggcttcaaaacagcagttcaCAAACCACTGGATGActtcacagtagctacgtccattagtCATACAGTCTGTGCTTCATAGTCAGAGAATTTGAAATATTCATGCAGCTGTTTTACCTGTGGAAGGGTACAGAAATCCTGCAGCTGACTGCGTGACTTTGTGGCTTTTTTGGAAGAGTGTTGTGGAGTTGAAAACGCTGTTGGGAAAGAATATAATTATTCTCTATTTCAGCTGCTTTATTTGTCACATTATTATTCAAAATATTGTACTGACTGAACTATAATCCTGTACATACATGAGTTGTATTCCACCTTGACTCTGCCTGTTATTGCTACAGAGACGGTATGGCTGTTGGTGCTTGATGACCGTGGCACATTCTGTTAGGTTAAAGTGGAAAGTTAAAAGTAAGTTGATGCTTCTTACATTAAGATCACAATTATTAAacagcatggctaaaaatacTACTTTTGACTGGCTGCGCTCCATAGCCCTCTTTTAATTGCTCGAACACATACCTCCTTCTTGACAGTCTCTCCTTTAGCCGGCTGATTGTTCCAGTCATATTGCTCTTTCTTCGGGATCCTCATTCCCTTTGGCGTGCATCCCATCTTCCACTGGTGAGTTCTCAAGCCATGGTAGGTTGTAACTTTGGACCAGCCACAGTGACAAACCTGGAGGTCCATGTCTGAATAGTAGTATACTGCATCTGTTTTAGACATAACTGACGAGTTTATTTCGATCATCATCGCTTGTGTCATGTGAGGAATGAACAAGTGTACTCAGGAATCTTTGTGCAAAACCCACCAGTCTTGATGGAGGCGTAGACATCCAGCTCAATGTCCTTCTGATTGTTTGTAAGTTCCACATGACCCCACATGAACTGCTGTTCACTCTCTGTCACCGTCACACCCCTCGGTGTGCATCCCATCTTCCCCTGGTGAGTTCTCAGGCCATGGTAGGTTGTGACTTTGGACCAGCCACAACAGCTGCAAACCTGGAGACTCATATCTGATGTGCTGAGTATCTGTGGAAGTTAAATGCACAAGacgagattttttttctaatcgTCTTCTCTTATGTAACAGATTTAGAGATAGAAACGACAGCTTATTTTTACGGTGACTGTTAGTGTCGGTAGGTCGCCACTTTGGACCAGCAACAGTGACAGACCTGAAGGCTCATGTCTGGTGTGTTTCTCAAAATTTTATTGACATTAAAGCAGGAGTAGACAGTTTAATTTTGGCGTCATTGAgcaaatcccataataaactttgagcatattgtaattcaagtggactgaaaACACTGGACTTCTGCACCGTCTcctggctctgttttcaggctttagaaaatttagcctgtgacaggagactttggctaatcacaggtcatttcagagagagtgCGTTCCTATtcgctgttctacaaatgcagatgtccCTTTGGTGAAAACCTGATTCAAtggcggagaatcctgcagagaaagtagctagtccagcattggcaacaactgcctacagtGCAAAGCTACCCAAAAGAGGAGGACAGACTTACCAAAGAGTCTAAAAAAAGtttgacaaacaaaataaaacatgcatcAATTTTGGGAGTGTTTCAGAGATGACGAGAatatgttgctaatagtttagccttctgctaaccagagcCTAAGGCTTAtagctagtgatggccaaatgaagactcatgaaccactttctttaatttttcttggtttaaagataaaggctgaaggacttgcaatgaagtgtgctttcaaacctttgttgaacagacagcgccatctAGTAGCGtctgaaaataaagacagtggtacatgaggcctcatttggccatcactacttaaAGCTGCAGAATTGACCTCACATTCATGTACTAAACGTTAGCCAGAGCCTCAAATCACAATGTGTCTTCCACCTCACTCCCTGCTGCTACAGACCTTCTTACTGGGAAaagagcgggcagcagctctgcagaCGCACTCCTGTCAGAGGCCACAGTAACATGAATCAAGCCAGCTCAAACTCCTGCAACTCCCCGCCTTATCAgctaactttctgttgctgctgttacacaggttagacccgcTGCTACCGCTGGCCACCAGCTCTCTGTGACACCCAGTGCTGGGGGGGTTTGTGGTGGCTGAATTCGAGCCTCTACAGCTGCCAACTGAAGGTCTgttcctgagctgctgctgctggggaaGCTGTGTGCAACTGTACAGTGTAATAAGGttgaataaatcaatgtatgggaagcACTGGGTGACTGTGTGAAGCATGTGCATATGCCTGTGGTTGTCTGACGAGAGGGActggggacagagaggggagagctgcatgAAAAATAACCAACATTTGTCTCCAACCTCTGTAATGTCAGgactttctgttttttatcATCGTAAACTGAATATAATGTGAATTTTggactttattgtttttattttcacacataTAGAGGCATATCGAAAAAGGAAGTCATCATAATAAAGAACCACAGGAAGTTTATAGGACCAAGTTACAAAGGCTGCAGTGTCTCAGCTACTGAAAGTGACAAGCTTTCTGTCTCCACTGCTGCACCTGTCATACTCAAGGCGCCACTTCCTTCTAAGCAGGGCAAATATTACAAAGCTCACCTCAGACAAATTGAACACAcaggcattttttatttatgttggaGAGACATATCCTGATCTGGAAGAGTAAATTTGATAATTATCCAGCAATACTTGAGTCCTCCTGGGTTACTGTTAAGAGAACTGTATTTAAACTGACTTATTGTTCGTTTTGGTAAAAAgctacttttctgtctgtgattgattaCAGTGATATGTTGTATTTGCATGCAGCCTTTTATGTGGCCTTGATTCAGTGTAACATGTATCTCTACctttttattacaaatgcaaagtcacCTACTCCctgcattctttatgatttggttGGTTGGACATCATTGACCATTTGCAaacaacagcactggtatatttttttatatatagagCAATACTGGGCAAACTTCCAGCCTACCTCTGCATCCTTCTGTGTGTCCgctctggtagttaccagctaTGCTCCTCTGtgattgctttttaatgtaccccGGGttttaaagcgacacttactTTTCTGGAAAATGCATGCTTTTCTTTTAggttaaaatgttattaataagctgatggcacactaaaatgtaagtgaattccaccagaaataaaaactcttAATCAtatataccattctcatatggttctaagaaaactccgaccaattgacctatggctaagtcctgCTCTCAAACGTGATGAGCCagtcacagtgcgtatagccatgcCCATACACTctgacattctctgcctgggcgtccattgaaatgcattacagaaagtcagttttgtttggttttatgcaGTATTTGAACTATGTGGGAGCCAGTGGGAGCTGAGCTCCCATAAAGAGGGCATTAGCTCCCATGAAAGCTGTAAAACCATACATCTGTGGGGGTCTCTAAGAAAACATTAACAACCACTATTTTATCacaaattatgtatttttcaatataattAGTGTTATTTACGTTAGCGAGATAAATAACTTAGAAATAACTTAAAAATAAGGACATGTTTTCCAAAAGAACGACGATATTCTCCCGTGAATGACAGGCCTTTGGCTGCAATTACAGTGCCAAGACACCATGGGGCGCTGTTGAATAGGCTATTGTTCTGCTACGAGTTGACTTTGACAGCGTGGGAACATTGACGCAACGCATTACGTATTGACAAGCGAGTCAGCCTGTATTTCCAAGCTAGCTACATTATGCCGCCAAAAAAAGGGCTGCTTCAGGGTTCGAGTCttgagcattttatttttttctcaaaaaaaacccccacaagtGAAGAACAGGGCAGAACAAGTGAAGAACCTTACGGCTAACGATAGCAGCACCAACGTTAGCTCggctgctaacgttagctcggCTGCTAACGTTGCTGCTACACACGCTAACATTAGGCCTACTGTGGCAGCCACAGACAGCTCCGAGGAGGCACAAGATGAAGATCAAGCTCATGGGGCTGAACAACCGCCACTGCCACAGAACTGGGGAGAGGACCAGTGGAGATCCTGGAAGGAAAGATACCCCTGGCTGTTTTCAAAGGAAGGTGGTCCCGGATGCCTTGTTTGTAAAGAAGCAAAGACTCTCGTACTTTCCGAGAAAAAGGTTGGAGTGCATTTGTCGGATGCCTGGATTAGCGGTACTGTAATGAGCCCCATTCaaaagcagttacggaaaaagATTTATATATCGCGACAGTTTTGCTCATCAACGAGCTGTTGAAATAGCTGAATTAAAACAAAAGGAAGTCCTTCCAAAGAAACTTTCAGAACTCAGCGCCAGTATGTACAAGGAGACAGGTAGTTCGTTCAGGGCAGCCTATACTGTTGCTAAAGAGAGGATGCCTTATACAAAACCGAACCCCATTTTGAAACTTAATGAGATGAGTGGCGCGGCAGTCGGCCCTGCTCACCGATCTGATCAAGATTGTAGAGCACATTGCACAAGAGATGGAAAAGAAATTCATTTCTAATGTTAAGTCACTTGATTCACGCATTAGCATAACGTGCATACATGATTATTTATGTCAGGTGTGATGTCACTGGAAATGGAGATGTGGGCAACGTGTTTTTGGACATAGTTGAACTGGACCAGGGCACAGATGCAGAATCGTTGTGTAATGCACTGAAAAACAGCCTTCCAGCAGCAGGAATGGATGaagagttttttaaaaaaaaacctcattagCATTGCCACAGACGGGGCGGCTGTGCTAACTGGGAAACAGAATGGACTGATAGCTAGACTAAAacacagtgttgccaacttagcgactttgtcgctatatttagcgacttttcagacccctctagcgactctttttcaaaaaagcgactagcgactAGGGGGAGTGTaataactagttcggctttacttgatattagatatattcagtagatatatctttttacaaccctatttagcACCctcagttgttgactacactcacatgatagctgaggtcaagagctctctataacagttggtcccatgtctgtaccccctttcgttgctgagttataagccctcaaacatgcactgaggtcaaggttcaaaggtcaatggctgaaagcaggagccatgtagaatctNNNNNNNNNNNNNNNNNNNNNNNNNNNNNNNNNNNNNNNNNNNNNNNNNNNNNNNNNNNNNNNNNNNNNNNNNNNNNNNNNNNNNNNNNNNNNNNNNNNNNNNNNNNNNNNNNNNNNNNNNNNNNNNNNNNNNNNNNNNNNNNNNNNNNNNNNNNNNNNNNNNNNNNNNNNNNNNNNNNNNNNNNNNNNNNNNNNNNNNNNNNNNNNNNNNNNNNNNNNNNNNNNNNNNNNNNNNNNNNNNNNNNNNNNNNNNNNNNNNNNNNNNNNNNNNNNNNNNNNNNNNNNNNNNNNNNNNNNNNNNNNNNNNNNNNNNNNNNNNNNNNNNNNNNNNNNNNNNNNNNNNNNNNNNNNNNNNNNNNNNNNNNNNNNNNNNNNNNNNNNNNNNNNNNNNNNNNNNNNNNNNNNNNNNNNNNNNNNNNNNNNNNNNNNNNNNNNNNNNNNNNNNNNNNNNNNNNNNNNNNNNNNNNNNNNNNNNNNNNNNNNNNNNNNNNNNNNNNNNNNNNNNNNNNNNNNNNNNNNNNNNNNNNNNNNNNNNNNNNNNNNNNNNNNNNNNNNNNNNNNNNNNNNNNNNNNNNNNNNNNNNNNNNNNNNNNNNNNNNNNNNNNNNNNNNNNNNNNNNNNNNNNNNNNNNNNNNNNNNNNNNNNNNNNNNNNNNNNNNNNNNNNNNNNNNNNNNNNNNNNNNNNNNNNNNNNNNNNNNNNNNNNNNNNNNNNNNNNNNNNNNNNNNNNNNNNNNNNNNNNNNNNNNNNNNNNNNNNNNNNNNNNNNNNNNNNNNNNNNNNNNNNNNNNNNNNNNNNNNNNNNNNNNNNNNNNNNNNNNNNNNNNNNNNNNNNNNNNNNNNNNNNNNNNNNNNNNNNNNNNNNNNNNNNNNNNNNNNNNNNNNNNNNNNNNcccacagcacaatgctcttaaagccctacgctatcaaaagctggcaaaatacatttattttattttatggccttgacattaacctgtcatattgttgagttatcaaggacacttccgcgtttttgtgtgtatacaggaatgttaaagatatcactgaggaaaacgaggtcgacgtgacgtgattgaatcagggaatccgtgtgtccaccacgggagaggatctaattgactttacattggcattgttttcgtggtggcagcacataatttcaacccattacgtgctgccaccacggaatgcggtgttaataggtcgtggtcatttcacgtatttctgtgagatcaggttgctcAAAACTCCACTCCCTTTACCACTAGTCCTCACAAAATGCAAGGGAGTTG
Proteins encoded in this region:
- the LOC126404497 gene encoding uncharacterized protein LOC126404497, whose protein sequence is MSLQVCSCCGWSKVTTYHGLRTHQGKMGCTPRGVTVTESEQQFMWGHVELTNNQKDIELDVYASIKTDAVYYYSDMDLQVCHCGWSKVTTYHGLRTHQWKMGCTPKGMRIPKKEQYDWNNQPAKGETVKKENVPRSSSTNSHTVSVAITGRVKVEYNSSFSTPQHSSKKATKSRSQLQDFCTLPQGRRSDREPPTPAYPETVVRPKKKDRRDQTLSKYEQWLHEGRRSDWEPPTPAYPETVVRPKKDRRDQTLSQVADSNARTGYWSTNNYTDPPTAATIKGEPESPILQRSSKKATKSKSGHQLQDFYTLPQVNTSVREHPTPTYPVPVEERKKKERREQTLSQEYWSINSRKDSATTATIKEEPKSPVAVSLQSSQAAKNSTSGYQPHDFSTGVQMTKLGKERPPIPPKVKIKELPTTTHPATVVRHKEQRREDQTLSQNVPVSRSVNSATATTIKERPKSPFSTPQQPVQRVTNSKAVQQLQESCTGLQVNGSGREVSRTPLATVVQPKVKDRNDQTPSQSVPDSTNSAAVEATTKKDPKSVCETAQPDSSTGLKVKELAQMFSAATTQEAAVRPKKKRRGEQNLSQVKLLAQELSKATTVRVTAVQPKENGKEDPKLSQVQNVPDSESVTTQMNSASAETTNEEEDIYSAAGMKVKELAQMFSAITTNKTAIQPKGKHKGEQNLMQAKPLARKVSATTAQVAAVQPKEKDKEDQQVRPTDVKHKIQMREPKVDQGSRNWRKCPPLN